A single window of Pseudomonadota bacterium DNA harbors:
- the dksA gene encoding RNA polymerase-binding protein DksA: MLTQEQLDHFKQLLLAEKKKIVEKVDQLKRGDIYTNREDLMDEADAASVEVDNNFLFRIRGRETHLIKKIDESLKKIENGTYGICDACGEEISLGRLEARPVAPLCITCKEEQEKLEKRQGR; the protein is encoded by the coding sequence ATGCTGACGCAAGAGCAACTGGATCACTTCAAACAGCTGCTGCTGGCTGAGAAAAAGAAGATTGTTGAAAAGGTTGATCAACTGAAACGAGGTGATATTTACACTAACCGGGAAGATCTTATGGATGAAGCAGATGCGGCTTCCGTGGAAGTGGATAATAACTTTCTTTTCCGTATTCGGGGCCGGGAAACCCACCTGATTAAAAAAATAGACGAATCTCTGAAAAAAATTGAGAATGGAACTTATGGCATCTGTGATGCTTGTGGCGAGGAAATCTCTTTAGGGCGTTTGGAAGCCAGACCGGTGGCGCCCTTGTGCATTACCTGTAAAGAAGAACAGGAAAAGCTGGAAAAGCGACAGGGGAGATAA
- the bioA gene encoding adenosylmethionine--8-amino-7-oxononanoate transaminase gives MPPLKKSGDLLSMDDAYIWHPYSPAPSSIAPHLVKSAKGTRLQLDDGREVIDGMSSWWAVIHGYNHPVLNQALKDQLDKMAHVMFGGLTHEPAILLAEKLAAITPPGLSRVFFCDSGSVAVEVAIKMALQYWLSLGHGRKKRLLTIRNGYHGDTFGTMSVCDPVNGMHHLFSEVIMPQFFAPAPKCRDDSAWDGHDIEEIKNIMAAHSHEIAALILEPIVQGAGGMRFYCPEFLRQVRILCDEYDLLLIADEIATGFGRTGKLFACEHAGISPDILCVGKAITGGYMSFAATLTNEKISKVISTRGLKMLMHGPTFMANPLACSVALANIGLLESYPWEQRIAETEALLERGLSPCRSLEGVKDVRVLGAIGVIETHEPVQVQKIQDQLMTQGVWLRPFGHLLYTMPPYIASDSEIEQITQAMCIALAE, from the coding sequence ATGCCACCTTTGAAAAAATCCGGGGATCTGCTTTCCATGGACGATGCATATATCTGGCATCCCTATTCACCTGCACCGTCTTCCATTGCACCGCACCTGGTGAAGTCGGCTAAAGGTACCCGGCTGCAACTGGATGACGGTCGTGAAGTGATTGACGGGATGTCATCATGGTGGGCGGTGATTCATGGTTATAATCATCCGGTTTTGAACCAGGCGTTAAAAGATCAGTTGGATAAAATGGCCCACGTCATGTTTGGCGGGCTGACCCATGAACCGGCCATTCTACTGGCCGAAAAACTGGCGGCCATCACCCCGCCGGGATTGTCTCGGGTATTCTTTTGTGATTCCGGGTCGGTAGCGGTTGAAGTGGCGATTAAAATGGCGCTCCAGTACTGGCTTTCTCTGGGACATGGCCGCAAGAAGCGTTTGCTGACCATCCGCAATGGCTATCATGGCGATACCTTTGGTACCATGTCCGTCTGCGATCCGGTTAATGGCATGCATCATTTGTTTAGCGAGGTGATCATGCCGCAGTTTTTCGCGCCGGCCCCGAAGTGTCGGGATGATTCTGCCTGGGATGGCCATGATATTGAAGAAATCAAAAATATTATGGCAGCTCATAGTCATGAAATTGCGGCCCTGATCCTTGAACCTATTGTTCAGGGTGCCGGTGGCATGCGTTTTTATTGCCCGGAATTTCTCCGGCAGGTAAGAATCTTGTGTGATGAATATGATCTGCTGCTGATTGCCGATGAAATTGCCACCGGATTTGGTCGTACCGGCAAACTTTTTGCCTGTGAACATGCCGGGATATCACCTGATATCCTCTGTGTCGGCAAGGCGATTACCGGTGGTTATATGAGTTTTGCTGCTACCTTGACCAATGAGAAAATCAGCAAAGTGATTTCCACCAGGGGACTGAAAATGCTGATGCACGGGCCAACATTTATGGCCAATCCCCTGGCATGTTCCGTTGCTCTGGCCAATATCGGCCTGCTGGAATCATATCCGTGGGAACAGCGTATTGCCGAAACTGAGGCGCTGCTGGAACGTGGGTTGTCCCCATGCCGTTCTCTGGAAGGGGTTAAGGATGTCAGGGTTCTGGGAGCAATTGGTGTTATCGAGACCCATGAACCGGTTCAGGTGCAAAAAATCCAGGATCAGCTGATGACACAGGGGGTCTGGTTGCGTCCCTTCGGTCACCTGCTTTATACCATGCCTCCCTATATTGCCAGTGACAGTGAAATTGAGCAGATTACCCAGGCCATGTGTATCGCCCTGGCTGAGTAG
- the mgtE gene encoding magnesium transporter, whose translation MDQSKNMHSMMIESIRKLLHREAWHNINKIITKLYPADIAHLMRSLNDEEQHLLFSRITDTEKAAETISELDFSLASEIIIRLPEEQSILILKAMSNDDKADLLSHLPEDISQKLLEKLGFQESQEIETLIGYDDDTAGGIMTTEFFALAEDCNTAEAVEAIRHRGDKAETVFYIYVVDQREHLVGIISLRQLILSQPEATLRQVMNSNLVKVNINTDQEIVAQLVEKYNLLAIPVVDDENKLVGIVTVDDIIDVIRAETTEDIFRMVGTDATEMVYADNIWLIAKIRLPWLLTNLLGGIATGYLMWLFKATLHQVLALITFIPVITGMGGNVGTQSSSITVRGLATGHITLENVRRSIWKEARVGIAMGIICGLVVGLIALAWHHETIIGLVVAIAMSASMTIAAAMGALVPTVFQRLKIDPAIASGPFVTTSNDIIGILVYMGTATISLRYLF comes from the coding sequence GTGGACCAAAGCAAAAACATGCACAGCATGATGATCGAGTCAATCCGGAAGCTTTTGCACCGGGAAGCCTGGCATAATATCAACAAGATCATCACCAAACTTTATCCGGCTGATATCGCCCACCTGATGAGGTCTCTCAATGATGAGGAACAGCATCTCCTGTTTTCCAGAATCACTGATACTGAAAAGGCGGCTGAAACCATCAGCGAGCTGGATTTTTCTCTGGCTTCCGAGATAATTATCCGCCTGCCGGAAGAACAATCCATCCTGATTTTGAAAGCCATGTCCAATGATGACAAGGCTGATCTCCTGTCCCACCTGCCGGAAGATATTTCCCAGAAACTGCTGGAAAAACTGGGGTTCCAGGAATCCCAGGAGATTGAGACCCTGATCGGCTACGATGATGACACCGCCGGCGGGATCATGACCACCGAGTTTTTTGCCCTGGCGGAAGATTGCAATACTGCTGAAGCCGTGGAAGCAATACGCCATCGCGGGGACAAGGCGGAGACGGTTTTCTATATCTACGTGGTAGATCAGCGGGAACATCTGGTCGGCATTATTTCCCTGCGCCAACTTATCCTGTCCCAACCGGAAGCCACACTGCGTCAGGTCATGAATTCCAACCTGGTCAAAGTAAACATTAACACCGACCAGGAAATCGTCGCCCAACTGGTGGAAAAATACAACCTTCTCGCTATCCCGGTGGTTGATGATGAAAACAAGCTGGTGGGGATTGTCACCGTTGATGATATTATTGATGTTATCCGCGCGGAGACCACTGAAGATATCTTCCGCATGGTGGGAACCGATGCCACGGAAATGGTTTATGCCGACAACATCTGGTTAATCGCCAAAATTCGCCTTCCCTGGCTGTTAACCAACCTGTTGGGCGGCATTGCCACCGGCTACCTGATGTGGCTGTTTAAAGCAACCCTGCACCAGGTTCTGGCCCTGATAACTTTTATTCCGGTCATCACCGGAATGGGGGGAAATGTCGGCACCCAGTCATCATCTATCACCGTCCGCGGACTGGCTACCGGACACATAACCCTTGAAAATGTACGGCGCAGCATCTGGAAAGAGGCCAGGGTAGGAATTGCCATGGGAATAATCTGCGGCCTGGTGGTAGGCCTCATTGCCCTGGCCTGGCACCATGAAACTATTATCGGTCTGGTGGTAGCCATTGCCATGTCTGCATCCATGACCATAGCTGCTGCCATGGGAGCCCTGGTCCCCACGGTTTTTCAACGTTTGAAGATTGATCCGGCCATTGCCTCAGGCCCCTTTGTCACCACCAGCAATGACATTATCGGCATTCTGGTCTATATGGGAACGGCTACCATATCCTTAAGATATCTTTTTTAA